GTTGAATGTAGGTCCGATTCCAAGTGTTGCTGCCGCCGTACCACTACTTAAAACATTCAAATCAACTAACCCATCTGCTAAAACACTTCGAAATGTGTAGACTTTATCGACTCCGACTGGTAAATTTCCAACTTTAAAAGATAAGGTGAATCGATCGCTACTTAGAAGAGATAGCTTTAATAAAGAGCTAACATCTGCATAGATTTGGTTATTTGTTCGATCGATTATTGCTGTCACATCTCTCGTTTGCGATCCAATCCCAAGTAATCCACTATAGCGATATTGCAGTTTGACGGAACTCGTTTCAATACTTTGTATCACTTCTGGTGGTAGTCGAAAAATAATATACCCACTTGATAAATTTAAGCTCAACAATCCAGAAACAGTATTTTCTAACGTGATCGTTTTAGTCGTTCCATTATAGGAAGCATCTAAGCTTGATGTTCCAAGAAGTGCTACTCCAGCAAGCGTCGGTGCAACCGCTTGTTGCTTCTCTTGTCTTGGTTTAGTCGGCTTTAAGGTAGGTTCTTCAATTTTGCTCGATGATTCTTCTTCAGAATCAGGTTGCTCGGGAACTTCATTGTCCTTTTCATCTGGAGATGTCTCAGATGTCGGTGGATCTTCATTCTCAGTGGGGGATGTCTCAGGTGTTGGTGAATCTTCACTCTCAGTTGGGGATGTCTCAGGTGTTGGTGGATCTTCACTCTCAGTTGGGGATGTCTCAGGTGTTGGTGGATCTTCACTCTCAGTTGGGGATGTCTCAGGTGTTGGTGGATCTTCACTCTCAGTTGGGGATGTCTCAGGTGTTGGTGGATCTTCACTCTCAGTTGGGGATGTCTCAGGTGTTGGTGGATCTTCACTCTCAGTTGGGGATGTCTCAAGTGTTGGTGAATCTTCACTCTCAGTTGGGGATGTCTCAGGTGTTGGTGGATCTTCACTCTCAGTTGGGGATGTCTCAGGTGTTGGTGGATCTTCACTCTCAGTTGGGGATGTCTCAGGTGTTGGTGAATCTTCACTCTCAGTTGGGGATGTCTCAGGTGTTGGTGAATCTTCACTCTCAGTTGGGGATGTCTCAGGTGTTAGTGAGTCTTCGCTCTCGTTTGATGGTGTCTTCTCTACTTCTACGAGCTCTTCGCATTTTTCAATTTCCTCTTTTTCCAACAAGTCCTTTTTCTTTGAATCATTCAACGTCTCTTCACAAAACGATGACGTCAAAGGGTCTGGAATTTCGAATTCCTTAGTCGTCGCATGACTGTGCGGAATTGGAAAGCTTGTTGCCAGTAAGAACATTAAGATAATAAAAATATTTGGTGATCGATTTCGATACAATAAAATTCCCCCTTCAATTGCAACAATTCATTGACCTAGTTGATCTAAATGACTTTTCTTCACATCTTTTCCCTTCTAAATAAGGGAATTAAACCATTAATTTGGTAGTTAAAAGATATAAAATTAATCTTTATTTACTGATATACTAAAAATTAGTTCCATTAAACTGTTAATTCATTTGATTTATTATTACAAAATAAAAAAATGTGCTTGTTTCCAAGCACATCGGGTTTAATTCTTTTCTTCTGTCGTACTGTCTGGAATCGGTAATTGAACCATACTACCCGATCCACTGACGAGTGGTGACTTTCCGTCCCACTTCTTGACGGCTTCGTATTGAATCATCTCTTCGGTCAACGTCTTCTGTAATTCTTTTTGAGCTTTTGCCAAACCTTGTGCTTCGATCAGCCGAGCATCTGCTGCTCCTTTGGCTTCGACGCGTAAACGTTCCGCTTCTGCTTTAGCAATTTCAAGATCCGTTTTCTTTTTATCGAGTTCTTGTGACGCTTTGACACGTGCATCGATCGCTTCCTGTGTCTTTTCATCTGGTTTTGGTGCGCCGAGTGCGACGTCTTCAATGATGAAACCAATCTCTTTGACGTCTTCCGCAAACTGCGTCTGAATGCTCGTCGAGACGTTTCCTGATTTCTCACCAAACAGTTCAAGGACCGTAACTTTCGAGATTTGCTCACGCGATGCATCATAGAGACGTTGTTTCAGATAACCTTTTGCGATCTCATCGATTTCGATCGGTCCGAACTTGTTGAAGACTTTCGTTACCTTATCCGGTGAGACAGAGAAGCTGTATGTAAAGTCAACGACGATGTTCTTCCCGTCTTTCGTTGCAAGCGTCATGTTTTCAAGCGCTTTTGTCTGTGTCCGAATTGGATACTCTGTCACACGTGTGATCGGTGAAACGACGTGCCAGCCTTGCGAAAGCGTCTCATCTTTGACACCACTTGATGGTGTATAGACGACACCGACCTGCCCGGGTTCGATTTGTTCGACGATAAATGGCGTCGTTGCGAGCAATGCTAATACAAGTACACCAGCGATGATCATCGATGGGCGAATTTTTTTCTTTGGTTTAATTTCTCTCATTCTGAATCTCCTTTATCGATTTTTTCTTGGATATAGCGGTAGAGTTCCATGCCAAGCAAAACGATGAGGGCGAAAAATAATACAGTGAAAAAGATAGCCATCTAACCCCTCCTCTAACGAATTCCTTACCTTCTTCTACGTATCCATTTGGAAAATGTTTCATTTTTTTAAATGTCTGGTTGCTTATTTTTAATTTCTGTCCTAATATGGAGGGAACTTTGCCTGCTCTACGACAGATCACAATTTGTGGTACACTCGAATGAGCACATCACTTACTAGAAACGAGGGTTCATCTCTATATGATTACAGTACAAAACGTCGGTCTTCGCTTTGCGGACCGCAAATTATTCGAAGACGTCAACATCAAGTTCACACCAGGTAACTGTTATGGTCTAATCGGTGCGAACGGTGCCGGTAAGTCGACATTCCTGAAAATTCTCGCTGGTGACATCGAAGCACAACAAGGCGATGTCATTATCACACCAGGCGAACGTTTAGGCGTTCTCCGTCAGAACCATTACGAATACGAAGAATTCCAAGTCATCGAAGCGGTCATGATGGGACATAAGCGTCTGTATGAAGTCATGAAAGAAAAAGATGCTATCTATATGAAAGAAGATTTCTCAGACGAGGACGGCATGCGTGCTGCTGAGCTCGAAGGTGAATTCGCTGAAATGAACGGTTGGGAAGCGGAGTCGGAAGCTGCCATGCTTCTTCAAGGACTCGGCATCAAAGAAAACCTGCATTCGAAGACGATGGCAGAGTTGACTGGATCGGAAAAGGTCAAAGTCTTGCTTGCCCAAGCGTTATTCGGTAAACCAGACATTCTCTTACTCGATGAGCCGACGAACGGACTCGATTTGAAAGCTGTCAAATGGCTCGAAGAATTCTTAATCGGATTCGAGAACACGGTCATCGTCATTTCCCATGACCGTCACTTCTTGAACAACGTCTGTACGCACATGGCAGATCTCGATTACGGTAAGATTCAGCTTTATATCGGAAACTACGATTTCTGGTACGAGTCAAGCCAGCTTGCTTCCCGTATGGCAAATGATCAAAATAAGAAAAAAGAAGAGAAAATCAAAGAATTGCAGGCCTTCATCGCACGTTTCAGCTCGAACGCTTCGAAAGCGAAACAAGCAACGTCACGGAAGAAGTTGCTTGATAAAATTACACTCGACGACATTCGTCCATCTTCACGCCGTTATCCGTTCGTCGGTTTTACGCCAGAACGTGAAATCGGAAATGACCTCTTGATGGTCGATGGAATCTCGAAGACGATCGATGGCGTCAAAGTCCTCGATAACGTCCGCTTCTCGTTGAACAAGACGGATAAAGTCGCGTTCATCAGCCAGAGCGATATCGCGATCACGACACTGTTCAAAATCCTCATGGGTGAGATGGAGCCGGATAGCGGTACGTTCAAATGGGGCGTCACGACTTCCCAGTCTTACTTGCCAAAAGATAACTCGGAATTCTTCGAAGGCTCGGATAAGACGATCCTCGATTGGCTCCGTCAGTATTCACCGGCAGATGAGAGCGATACGTTCCTCCGTGGATTCCTCGGTCGGATGCTTTTCTCAGGAGAAGAAGTCATGAAGAAGGCATCTGTCTTATCTGGGGGCGAAAAAGTCCGTTGTATGCTTTCAAAAGCAATGCTCAGCGGTGCTAACGTCCTCGTGCTCGATGATCCAACGAACCACTTGGATCTTGAATCGATCACAGCACTCAACGATGGATTGATCGCTTATAAAGGCGCAATGCTCTTCAGCTCGCATGACCATCAGTTCGTCGAAACGATCGCGAACCGCATCATCGAGTTGACGCCAAACGGTATCGTCGATAAAGAAACGACATACGATGAGTACTTGAACAATGATACAATCCAACAGCAATTAACAGCGTTATACGCACAATGATTTTAAAAGAGACCGGAACTGTCGTTTCGGTCTCTTTTTTGAACACGGTGGAGGAGGAATGAGTCATGCGTCATCGCGTATGTGCTGCACTGATCGAAGAGGAACAGATATTGATGGTCGAGTTACACACCCCTTCTCGAACATTCTGGACGTTACCCGGTGGTGGTGTCGAAAACGGAGAAACAAAAGAAGAAGCCGTCGTGCGCGAAGTATTAGAAGAGACGCATCTTCACGTCACGGTCGAACAAAAACTTTATGAGATTTCAATTGATCAAGGGACGGAAACATGTTTTCTCGTTCGCCGTGTCTTAGGTAGTCCTGAACCTCGACTCGGGATCGATCCTGAATTATCGCTTGATCAACAAGAATTACGAGCTGTTCGGTTTCGACCACTGAATGAGATGCAAAATGATCCTCAGATTTCCCATTTGCGCCTACTATCGTAACGATATAATCTTTGAATTAAACGAAAATTTAATAACTATATTTATACCTAAAAATAGTAGTCGGTAACTAAGTTTTTTGATAATCCAAAATCGCTCGATCCAGCGATAGAAAACGGAAACGTTATCAAGGTTTCAACTGCCTATCCGTTTTACCGAGTGGTTACAAATCGTATACGAATCGATAAGATATGAAAAAACGGATTCCCAGGCTCGGGAATCCGTTTTTTCATGCGTTGTTCTTCTTTTGTTTTGCCGCTTCTTCTTCGACACGCTGCAACAACCCATGAACGATTTTCTCATTCTCTCGTTCACCTCCGAGAGACAACAAACTCTTTCCAACAAAGTTCGCTCCCTCGTTTTTTCCCGTATAGATCAATAGACAACGATCATGGTCGATTGGTTTGAGCGTAAAGGTCATCTCGATCTTGAATATTTTAGCCAATGTAAATCCAATCGTATTTTGTTTGAAGTCGGGTTCGTTCGTATAAGCTAAGTCGGTCACGATATAGGTTTCAAGTCGGTTACCCTGCATGTACGTTTGACGATACGTCGAACCGACCACACCCGGTTTTCGTTCGATTACCTCGTGCTGGACGACGTTTGGAATCAAACGCTGCAATCGCGTGTGATCAAACAAGTGCCATGCTTCCTCAATCGGAATATCGAGCTGTCGTTCTTCTCTCCACGTAATCATAGATCCGCCCCCTTTTCTATAGAAATACCCTGTCGTCCGGTCTTGTAACGTCCGGTGACAGGGCGGGAGCAGATTCTTATTTTACTGTGCTTGTTTCAAGTGCTGCTCCAAGGAACTTCGCCAGTTCGAGCATACCGTAGCGTCCTGCAGCTGCTTCAGCGTCCGAGTTGTAGTTCGTATTCGTATTGACGTCATACGTATAGATTGTACCTGACGCATCCTTGATAAACTCGATTCCGGCGACCGCGATTTGGTTCGCTTGGAGGAACGCTTCGTACTTTTCAATGATTGGATCATTGAAACCTTCAACGATTTGGAACTTCATCGGTGTTTGCGGTGCTTCTTCCCCAACTGGGCAGAACAAGTCGTCAATTACACACGCATCCGCTGGGCAGAGCTCAAAACCTTCTGACGTATCGACTTGGACTGCATAAACGAATTTCCCACCAACGAACTCACAGCGCGTGATGTATGGTTCTGGTGCTTGGATGTACTCTTGAATCAACGTGATGCCATCAACCGGTTCGTCAAATGTCGGACCATCGAGGTAGGCTTCAAGCGCTTCGATTGAATGGAACAGTTGAACGCCGAGTCCTTTCCCAGCACGGTTATGTTTCGTGATGAACGACGAAACGCCGATCTCTTTTGCCGCTTGTACAATTTGGTCGCGTCCGACTGCAGCCGTCGTCTTCGGTACACGAATTCCTGCTTTACGTAGTGCTGTATACTGATTGACTTTGCTGACTTCAAGGCGGAGTGCACGCGTTCCGTTAAAGACGGTCCGGTCGTGTTCTTCTAACCAAGCAAGGACACCTTCCGTCAACTCCGGTGCATAGCGGTGACCACGTGTATGCGAAGAGGCACTCATCCGGCTGTAAAAAACGCCTTCCGGTGGTACTTCATCGAGTGGAACGACTCCTTCATTCAAGTGCCACTGTTCATATGGTAATTCAAGTTCTTCGAGACGTTTGATGAGATGATCCGTCCATTCCTGGTTTTCGTGGAGAATATGAATTTTTGTCATGATTGTTGACCTACCTTTCGTTTTGCTTCGACCAGTGGCATTACGTCACGAGCAAAGCGTTCCATTTCTTCGAGTTGTGGTGAGAATTGTAATAAGAGTAACGTGACACCAACGGCTTCGAACGCTAGAATGCGTTCTGCGATCTGTTCTGGTGTTCCGATCAAGTTCGGTCTTAGACCACGGTTCGAGACGGAATAATCATTTCGTTCGACCTGTTGTTCCAGTTGCGATTTACTGATGAAATCCTGATAACCGGCATAACCGGCGCTATCTTCTTTTACATCCGTAATCCGTTGCCACTCTAGAAGCGCTTCTTCTTCCGTATCTCGGCAAATGATATAAGCCGCAAGACCGAAGCTTTCGAGTGGAGCTTGTCCCGTTGCTTCCCGACGTACTTTCATGTCGTTGATTTTGTGAGCGACTTCTTCCGTGGTGCCTCCATGCATGACATAAGCATCACAGTGTTCGACGATCGTTCGTTTTCCAGCTTCACTCTCTCCACCGGCGTAGAGCTTGATGCCTGGACGCTGGACTGGCTTCGGATGCAATTCTGCCTGCTCGATCGTGTAGTGATTGCCTGAGAAACTATACGGTGACGCATCTGCCCATAGTCCTTTCATGACCGTGACGAACTCTTCCGTCCGAGCATAGCGTTCATCGTGCGCCGTAAAGATACCGTTATACTGTTTCGCTTCCTCTGCCCACCAGGCTGAGACGACGTTGAGCGTAAAACGTCCTCCGCTTAACTGATCGATGTTTGCTGCCATCTTCGCTGTCGTCGCCGGATTATGGAACCCGGGACGAACTGCTGTCATGATCTCAAGGCGTTCTGTCGTTGCGGCAATCGCTGCTGCCGTCGTCCATGCCTCAAGACTCGGTTCCTTGATTCCTTTGATATCGTTTAAGTTCAATTCCGCGATCAATGTCGTCGAGAAGTTAATGCGTTCTGCTGTTTGTGCGACTTGTTTTGCATAATCGAATGTCGCCGGCATCTGTTCATCCTCGACATTCCGTAACCATCCTCCAAAAATCGGTAACCAAAAACCATACTCCACTCCATCATCCCCCTTATCATAAAAAAAACGCCCTTTTCGAAGTTCGAAAAGAGCGACGGTATCTTGTCCTGTCCGCTCTTATCTTCGGAAGGTATCCCTTCCTGGAAGTAGCACCTTCCGCTATAGCGGGGTTGCTGAAGTGTCTTCGGGCCAGTCCCTCGACTTCTCTAGATAAGATGTGTTGCATTTATCGTACAGAATTCACTGAACTAAAGCAACCATTAAACCGTCTTTTCCCATCGGAATTGTTTCAAACATAAAAAAATCCCGACATGATGTCGGGATTCAGTATTAATATGGTGCGACGAAATCCGATGTTGGTTCTGGCGCTTGTTCGCCACGAACACGATCATAGAATTTTGCCATTGTAACGCTGAAGTATGGTCCAACCCATAAAACAGCAAGACCAAGTGTAACAATTACGAGTAACGCCCAACCGATAAACGATAAGAAGAGCAAGAATGCTTCCATCTTGTGTCCATCCATGAGTTGACGCGAGCGTGTAATCGCTTCAAGAATACCGATTGACGGTTCATCCCGAAGGATGTAGAACGTTAACAAGTAAGAGAACGACTTGATGATCCCAGGGATGATCAAGAGTAGTGTCCATAAGAATAAAAAGACCGCTTGTACAATCGAGACGCCGATTACTTTACCGAAGATTTTATACGGTTCGAACAAATCAGCTACTTTGACTTCTTCATTACGTGCGAACGACATCGCGACCCACGTCCAACCCGCTGCGATTGGGATCAATAAAATCGATAGAATGATACTGACTGCACTCATCGCATTTAGATCTTGTTGAGGATCAGGTCCGATGAACGTCGGAACGCTCTGGATGATAGAAAACAGTACGAACATGAGGATGGCAAATCCCCAACGACCGCTGAGCGACTCCTTCGCTGCTTTTTTTAATTGAGATGACATGAGTAAGGTCCTCCTTGAAAAAATAAGTTCTCTTCTTACTCTACGGCTTAAAGTTTCTAATGTTTCACTCTTTTTTCAATAATTTTCCGTCCCGTTGTTGCTCTTTGAGCCATGCTCGCTCAAGTTGTCGTTCGCAAGCTGTATATAAGGAACGTCGACCATCGAGACGTTCCATCGCAAACGGAATACCATGTTTTTTCGCCTGCGCAATGACATGTGCACTCGCAGCGTGAGAGACACGACTCGTCACGACGACGATGGCATCCGTCTTTTTGGCGAGACAAGCAATCTTTTTCGCGGACTGCGCGTCTCCTGCCAGATGAATTAATTCGATTCCTGTTGGCGCAAAGAACTCACGATAAACAGCCGTTTGTTGTTCGTTTCCAACGATGACAAGGCGCATACCTTTGAAGCGCGTGAAATCAAGCGGTGTCTTATCGACGAAATCCATCAATTGTCCAGGTACAGCTGTCGTCACGATTGGTTCAATTTTTCGCTCTTTTTGAATACGAATGCGCCGCTGCGCTTTTTTAGGTTTTGGAACTGTTTGCCGTTTCATTTTCCGTGCATATCGATCTGACTTTTTCGCTGTAACAGGTGCCTTCTCTACTAATTGTTCTACTTTTACAGGACGATCTGATGGTTCGTTGGCAACCGGTTTTTCATACGTAAACTGATGTTTCCAGACAATCGTCAAGCTCTCTTTCCGTCCCCGCCACATGACGAGATCGACGAGTTGTCCTGCTTCTAGTCGAAAATAGCGCATGTCCTCTACCGGTACGACATAGTAGAACGATTTGCCCGCTTCATCCTGTAGCGGACCGTTAACCGTCTCTTCAACAATGCCGTGCGCTTTGACGATCGCTTGTTCAAACACGACACGTTCCGGATTCTCTCTCATCCGCTCTGTCGAGACGACGGCTTCAACACGGCACAGCGTTTTCTGATCATCCTGACGCTCGACACGGACACGGACCTCCATGCCATGCTCGAGATTCCATTCTCGGACGTCCCGTTCGGAAATATGGCTACCGGACCATTCTAGTAAAGTCCCGCCTTTTAATCCCCGCTGAAACGTATAGGCATAACGTTGCTTGCGTACTGGCTCGACAGGTACTTGCTGTGGCATTACGCTGGTCTGCTTCTCTAGTTCCACCACTTCGTCGATGACTGGTGTTTCCTGTACGTCGCGCGGTGCATAATACGCTGACATCTTGACCCATTCGTCGATTCCGTTCACTTCGTCGAGCCAGAGTTGCCAATCTTCATACCGCTCGACGACCGCTAATTTCATCTGTACCAATTCAGTTGCTCGTTCCAACACCTGTTGCATCATCCGTAACCACTTCCTTTTCGTTTTTTTCACTATAGCAACGAAAAAATACGGAAGTAGTTCAAAAAAACAACCAGGTTATTTTTTTATTTAGGTACGTTGCTGAATTTCCACGGCCGGGTCCTGACGCTTGTATTTCGCGACGATGACGATCAGAACGGTGATGATGACAAGTAAAAACCAAGAAGACAATTTGCCAAGATCAACGACTGCCCATCCCTCCTCTTGATGCGGATAGACCCAGCCTTTGAAGAACGTCACGATGTTCTCAGCAATCCAAATGAAGAAAGCAATCAGTAAAAAGGACAGGACGAGCGGCATCCGGTAAACCGTCTGCTCGATCGTAAAATGAACCCATGACTTATAGAAAACGAGGACGACAAGAATCATCAAAATCCAGCGCACGTCCAAAATCCAGTGATGGGTGAAGAAGTTGAGATAGACGAGACTGCCGACACTAATCGCAAGCCAAGGGGGAGGAAATGCTGTGAATCGTAAATGAAATCGCCTGAACGCCTGACACACATAACTTGCGACGCTTGCGTACATGAACCCTGCATACAGTGGAACACCTGCCACTTTTGTCCAAGCGTCTTCTGGGTAACTCCACGAACCGACGTTCACCTTGAATAGTTCAAGTGCTAGACCGATGACATGAAACAATAAGATCAGTTTGAATTCTTCCATCGTTTCATAACGACTGACAAGTAACGCGATTTGAACGAAAATACACCACAGCAACAAGAGATCGTATCGCGCAATCGGTTCAGTCGGCAGATAACGTGAAAGAGCGAGCGCCGCGAAAATCATCACGGGAAAGACACAACAGACGGCTTCTATATATGTAAAACGAATCAGATGTCGAATCGCTTTCATCCTGTTACCTCCTTTTTTCTCCAGTATACGTTTCTCTTTTGCCCTTCCCCTCCTTCTTAGGATGGAAAAAACGGAAAATTTCGTCTTTCTTCTTCCACTTTCCTCATGATACAGTTAACGAATCAATTATTTTAAGAAATGAGGTGCCAGACATGACGCGTCATCGCGCTTCCTGGTTATTACGCGCTACGTTAAAGTGGGGACTCTTCCTTCTTGGTTTATTTTTACTCGCCCTTGGCTCATCAATGATGATCACAGCGGAACTCGGTGTTTCGACGTGGGACGTGTTACATCTTGGTCTTCAAAAGAAGACACCACTGTCTGTCGGAACGATCATCTTACTCGTTGGTCTCTTACTTGTGTTCGTTAAATACGCATTAGACCGCGTCACACCGCAAATCGGAACGCTTGTCAACGCAATTTTCGTCGGTGTCTTCATGAATCTTGTCCTTGGTTCTCATCTCTTACCGTCTTTTGAGTCCGTCTGGTTGAATACACTCTGGCTCGTTTTTGGAATCTTCATCATCGGCATGGGCGCCGGTCTATACGTCGCTGTTGGTTACGGGGCCGGTCCACGCGATGGATTAACGCTGACACTTGCAGAGCGTTTTGGAACGTCGATTCGTCTGATGCGGACGATTATGGAAGTTACGGCATGCGGCATTGGCTGGTTGCTTGGGGGACCTGTTTTCTTCGGTACGATCCTCTCGATTTTCCTGATCGGACCGTTCCTGCAATTTTGGTTGTTTTATTTCCGCCGGATCATTGCAGCGATTGATGCAAAAGGAATTCCAGCATCCGAGCGCCAAATTAGCTAAGTCGCCTGACTCGATATCATTCCGCTTGAATGATATCTTTTTTTATGTGAGAAGCAGATAAGTTGCGTCATCAAAATAAACACGTTATATTCGTTTACATATCAATCTTTGATACGTCAAAGGTTTCTTCGAACGAAGGGAAGGATGTGATGGATTGAGTATTTCCTGCAACGAAAAAGGACGTTTGATCTATGCACTCGTCTCCGTCAATAAGACGATTGCTCAAAAATTCGATCTCTGTACGGATGGTTTCAGTCAGACTCGAATGGATTTACTTGCTCAACTTCAAGTCGATCAAACGATCAGTCAAAAAGAATTGCAAAAACGCGTTAATGTCGATCATGCGGCAGTGACCCGTCACCTCAAACACCTGGAATCGACCGGGATGATTGCTCGCGAGCGTTCAGCTGCTGACAATCGGGTGATTCTTGTTTCCTTAACAGAACAAGGGGCGACGCGCATTGCACGATTACGCGAACAAAAAGATGAGTTCCTCGAGAACTTACTCGAAGGATTCTCTGCTGAAGAACAACGGACGTTAGCTGAGATGATTCAACGTATCGAAGCGAACGCCGACACATTACCTAAATTAAAAGAGGAGTCGATTTAATATGGCAACGCAAACGACAACAGATTTCATGGAAATCGTCAAAGGACGCCGTTCGATCCGGAACTACGATACAGACGTGAAGATCTCAAAAGAAGAAATGACACAAATCCTTGAAGAAGCAACACTTGCACCTTCTTCAGTTAACATGCAACCATGGCGTTTCCTCGTCATCGATAGCGAAGAAGGCAAAGCAACACTTGCACCACTCGCGAAATTCAACCAAGTTCAAGTCGAGACATCTTCTGCTGTCATCGCCGTCTTCGGTGATATGAACGCCGTTGATCAACTTGAGAACATCTACGATACAGCTGTTGAAAAAGGTCTCATGCCACAAGAAGTACGCGATC
This window of the Exiguobacterium acetylicum genome carries:
- a CDS encoding nitroreductase family protein, encoding MATQTTTDFMEIVKGRRSIRNYDTDVKISKEEMTQILEEATLAPSSVNMQPWRFLVIDSEEGKATLAPLAKFNQVQVETSSAVIAVFGDMNAVDQLENIYDTAVEKGLMPQEVRDRQVPAIQGMYSSVSANDLKDSILIDSGLVSMQLMLVARAHGYDTNPIGGYEKDQIAEAFGLEKERYVPVMLLSIGKAVDAGYPSVRLPINDIADWK